The following proteins come from a genomic window of Leptospira bandrabouensis:
- a CDS encoding glutathione peroxidase, translated as MEQGGSMQRKVLFAIFLLISSYIYAGGKKMSFFDFKSVSIQGKEVSLSDYKGHPVLVVNVASKCGYTPQYEGLEKIHQTYKDKGLKVIGFPSNDFGGQEPGTETQIAEFCKLNFGVSFDLMKKTKVLGNDKDPVYQFLIENAKEKGDVKWNFEKFLIDKNGSVVFRFPSGTKPESAELKQAIESLL; from the coding sequence TTGGAACAGGGGGGTTCCATGCAAAGAAAAGTTTTGTTTGCCATTTTTCTCTTAATCAGTTCTTATATCTATGCCGGAGGAAAAAAGATGTCATTTTTTGATTTTAAGTCTGTATCCATCCAAGGAAAGGAAGTTTCTCTTTCCGATTACAAAGGTCATCCCGTCCTTGTTGTCAATGTTGCATCTAAATGTGGTTATACGCCACAATACGAAGGTTTAGAAAAAATCCATCAAACTTATAAAGACAAAGGTTTAAAAGTGATAGGTTTTCCTTCCAATGATTTTGGTGGACAAGAACCAGGTACGGAAACTCAAATTGCCGAGTTTTGCAAACTAAACTTTGGAGTCAGTTTTGATCTGATGAAAAAAACAAAAGTTCTAGGAAATGATAAAGATCCTGTTTATCAATTTTTGATAGAGAATGCAAAGGAAAAAGGCGATGTGAAGTGGAACTTTGAAAAATTCCTCATCGATAAAAATGGAAGTGTAGTATTTAGGTTTCCTTCTGGAACGAAACCCGAAAGTGCCGAGTTAAAACAAGCGATTGAAAGCCTTCTTTAA
- a CDS encoding SPL family radical SAM protein, producing the protein MFKTFSHIYIEENIKDHSRTKEILARFPNVIPILIRHYKDSFNRNSQNFRIQKESPKLILAEKKENFLYPGSDFSPNFSHPHFYYNTLALNCIYDCEYCYLQGMFPSANLVLFVNWEDFFSATKEFIEKNKSLYLALSYDTDLLALESFFPATKAWLKFAELHPNLSLEIRTKSTNYSQIAKMKPNPNVILAWTVSPQAIIEKVEHGTPSLQARLKSINQAISDGWKVRICIDPILRVPDWKTHYQSLADILGKELNIDGLTDISFGGFRMNIDFLKRIMEVRKDSSILFHAFEKKDKIVSYSKFETEEILELMSSSLNKNFSPSQIKVSYF; encoded by the coding sequence ATGTTTAAAACCTTTTCTCATATTTATATTGAAGAAAATATAAAAGATCATTCCCGCACAAAAGAAATTTTGGCTCGGTTTCCCAATGTGATTCCTATTTTGATTCGACATTACAAAGATAGTTTCAATCGAAATTCCCAAAACTTTCGAATCCAAAAAGAAAGTCCGAAATTGATTTTAGCAGAAAAAAAAGAAAACTTTCTTTATCCGGGAAGCGATTTTTCTCCTAACTTCTCACATCCACACTTCTATTACAATACATTAGCACTTAACTGTATTTACGATTGCGAATATTGTTATTTGCAGGGGATGTTTCCTTCTGCAAATCTCGTGTTATTTGTGAATTGGGAAGATTTTTTTTCTGCTACAAAGGAATTTATAGAAAAAAACAAATCCCTCTATCTGGCCCTATCCTATGACACAGATCTTTTAGCACTAGAATCCTTTTTTCCTGCGACCAAAGCATGGCTAAAGTTTGCAGAATTACATCCAAATTTAAGTTTGGAGATCCGCACAAAATCAACTAACTACAGTCAAATTGCCAAAATGAAACCAAATCCCAATGTCATTTTAGCATGGACTGTCAGCCCACAAGCCATCATAGAAAAGGTGGAACACGGAACCCCATCGTTACAAGCACGTTTAAAATCAATCAACCAAGCGATCTCAGACGGCTGGAAGGTCCGGATTTGTATTGATCCTATTTTACGAGTGCCTGATTGGAAAACCCATTACCAATCGTTAGCCGACATACTAGGGAAAGAACTAAACATTGATGGCCTTACAGACATTAGTTTTGGCGGTTTTAGAATGAATATTGATTTTCTGAAACGAATCATGGAAGTGAGAAAAGACTCTTCCATTTTATTTCATGCTTTTGAAAAAAAAGATAAAATAGTTTCCTATTCGAAATTTGAAACAGAAGAAATTTTAGAACTCATGTCCTCCTCTCTAAATAAAAATTTTTCTCCTTCTCAAATAAAAGTAAGTTATTTTTGA
- a CDS encoding transglycosylase domain-containing protein, whose translation MSALSPKYLCPHCQKASRLPEPIPKEGKFQLTCAHCKEKVILNFIDYRFEILQVVPKEPEVLDEAQSFQPFKIPTTPLPKPSSIKDQTQSKSKPIWERKVVFEREPEERRFKPKPLKQRLTSGNRKPLSFSYWKLLFTVTSVCLFLLILGFSYFVAGVLSTKKEVPLYLESLSKNIPTKILDRNGQMVSEIFQKRTSTLRLQDYPEDMISILLNIEDQKFFFHGGIDYSAILRAFFKNIINLSYKQGASTITQQLARIILDDRRKSLNRKWREAQLAFALESVLTKEQILETYMNHVYLGHGAFGFGEGIKFYFQKNPMELSKEEMVLLASLPSAPNKYSPLKNPEDSYTRVRAILQMFRNRGIYPNLDREKFVSFYHNLSTRSPNETVFGSRQDMAPYVTEHVRGILSSLEGDKNIYESGGYTVETTLDRGAQELIGPMVREYLAKTRKSGKIQKKRIRLKPESPLDLAFRQKMEEVTILNELVWNTDSLDSEKDTSVVQAAIVGIQPNTGQVLFLHGGEEFNSQNQFNRATQMRRQTGSSIKAVLYASAIDAGVIQSGTRILDAPLYYRGGGGKEWAPENLGGSFDGEISLRTALVKSKNTAAVQVAERLGSAGIERYFTKYFFPSDAEKKARYRGDLSLALGTLEISPLEMASAFTGFVNQGTVKRPYLIQRIKNAKGVVLYEAGGSDEFKLKLPPERQVIRPDTAEVMISLLRDSGRASGVRNGGYAGDLIGKTGTTNDYKDAWFVGARPDLALAVWIGYDNPKFGMGPSGLGGAVAAPLWGEIVSSIDKKNIIPKIQFSQPVYAKPYRICALTGKQAGPNCPAANELYLSDYPPEGICTEDHKATHTENKDLMKGLY comes from the coding sequence ATGTCGGCACTTTCTCCAAAATATCTTTGTCCTCACTGCCAAAAGGCATCTCGTTTACCGGAGCCAATCCCTAAAGAAGGAAAGTTCCAACTAACATGCGCTCATTGTAAAGAAAAGGTAATTTTAAATTTCATAGACTATCGTTTTGAAATTTTGCAAGTAGTTCCCAAAGAACCAGAAGTTTTGGATGAAGCGCAGTCTTTCCAACCCTTTAAAATTCCGACAACACCTTTACCAAAACCAAGTTCCATTAAGGACCAAACCCAATCCAAATCAAAACCAATTTGGGAACGTAAGGTTGTTTTCGAACGTGAACCTGAGGAACGTAGATTTAAACCAAAACCTCTTAAACAAAGACTGACTAGTGGAAATAGAAAACCTCTTTCGTTTTCTTATTGGAAATTGCTATTTACAGTCACTTCTGTATGTCTCTTTTTATTGATACTTGGATTTTCCTACTTTGTGGCGGGAGTGCTTTCCACTAAAAAAGAAGTTCCTTTGTATCTGGAGTCCCTTTCCAAAAACATTCCAACTAAAATTTTGGATCGGAATGGACAGATGGTGAGTGAAATTTTTCAGAAGAGAACCTCCACCTTACGTTTGCAAGATTATCCAGAGGATATGATTTCTATCCTTTTGAATATAGAAGACCAAAAGTTTTTCTTTCATGGTGGGATCGATTACTCGGCAATTCTTAGAGCATTTTTTAAAAATATTATTAATTTAAGTTATAAACAAGGTGCTTCGACCATTACGCAACAATTAGCAAGAATCATTCTGGATGATCGTCGTAAAAGTTTGAACCGTAAATGGAGAGAAGCACAACTGGCTTTTGCTTTGGAATCTGTACTTACTAAAGAACAGATTTTAGAAACCTATATGAATCATGTTTATTTAGGTCATGGAGCATTTGGATTTGGTGAAGGGATAAAGTTTTATTTTCAAAAGAATCCAATGGAGTTAAGTAAAGAAGAAATGGTGTTACTCGCATCACTTCCTTCTGCACCTAACAAATACTCACCACTTAAAAATCCAGAAGATTCTTACACTCGTGTTCGTGCCATATTACAAATGTTTCGGAATCGAGGTATTTATCCGAATTTGGATCGTGAAAAGTTTGTTAGTTTTTATCATAATCTTTCTACTCGTTCCCCCAATGAAACCGTTTTTGGTTCAAGACAAGATATGGCACCTTATGTAACGGAACATGTTCGAGGGATACTTTCTTCCTTAGAAGGGGACAAAAATATTTATGAAAGTGGTGGTTACACAGTAGAAACTACTTTGGATCGGGGTGCACAAGAACTGATTGGTCCGATGGTGCGTGAATATTTGGCCAAAACAAGGAAGTCTGGGAAAATCCAAAAAAAGAGAATTCGCTTAAAACCTGAATCTCCGCTCGATTTAGCATTTCGTCAAAAAATGGAAGAAGTGACTATCTTAAATGAACTAGTTTGGAATACAGACAGTTTAGATTCTGAGAAAGATACAAGTGTAGTGCAAGCTGCGATTGTGGGAATACAACCAAACACGGGGCAGGTGCTATTTTTACACGGCGGTGAGGAGTTTAATTCACAGAACCAATTTAACCGTGCCACTCAAATGCGTAGACAAACTGGTAGCTCCATCAAGGCCGTGTTATATGCCTCTGCCATTGATGCAGGAGTCATTCAATCGGGGACAAGAATTTTAGATGCACCTTTGTATTACCGTGGTGGTGGTGGAAAGGAATGGGCACCTGAAAATTTGGGAGGAAGTTTTGATGGAGAAATTTCTCTACGTACAGCTCTTGTGAAATCAAAAAACACAGCTGCCGTCCAAGTCGCAGAACGATTGGGAAGTGCTGGCATTGAACGTTATTTTACAAAGTATTTTTTCCCGAGCGATGCAGAGAAAAAAGCACGTTATCGAGGAGACTTGTCTTTGGCTCTTGGCACTTTAGAAATTTCTCCTTTGGAGATGGCATCTGCCTTTACGGGTTTTGTCAACCAAGGCACTGTCAAACGTCCTTATCTTATCCAAAGGATTAAAAATGCGAAGGGTGTTGTATTGTATGAAGCCGGCGGTTCTGATGAATTTAAATTAAAATTACCACCAGAGCGCCAAGTCATTCGCCCCGATACGGCAGAAGTGATGATATCTCTCCTTCGAGATAGTGGAAGGGCCAGTGGTGTCAGAAACGGTGGTTATGCGGGAGATTTAATCGGCAAAACAGGAACTACTAATGATTATAAAGATGCTTGGTTTGTGGGAGCAAGGCCTGATTTAGCTTTGGCAGTGTGGATTGGATATGACAATCCAAAATTTGGAATGGGCCCAAGTGGGCTGGGTGGGGCAGTGGCCGCTCCTCTTTGGGGAGAGATTGTTTCTTCTATAGATAAAAAAAATATAATTCCGAAAATTCAATTCAGCCAACCAGTATATGCAAAACCATATAGAATATGTGCTTTAACGGGGAAACAAGCAGGTCCCAATTGTCCGGCAGCGAATGAGTTGTATCTTTCCGATTATCCTCCAGAAGGAATTTGTACAGAAGATCATAAAGCAACTCACACAGAGAACAAAGATTTGATGAAGGGATTGTATTAA
- a CDS encoding adenylate/guanylate cyclase domain-containing protein: MILSLWGIFFAIFGCAEVNRNKPIAKEGKLDLSSWDFVKDGNISLDGEWEFYWKQTAKGIQIDEDLGRESKYIYQTVPSNWKGVDWFGETLGGFGYATYKLKVIFPENTPNLAFHNLDLSSSYRLYINGKLILERGSFGINPNYFEPSYKSVLMDLEPISGETEIVYEISNFHYSKGGFWESMELGERRTLYDKVNRSYQVTSFLAGSIFLWALYHLGLFVMRRQDKASLFISLFSLLIVMRLLTIGERNILNIFPNMPMDFLIRLEFSTIYIATIVFAYFYRLVFPNTVGQKTIWVLNILIAPFLISIFLPVAVFSAQIHYFQIFLILVCVRITVAIIMAYRTDTVGAGLSLIGFSFVFGTVVHDILYQNNVINTMNLTPFGFLGFILFQGYILSYGFTRAYLSIEKLKERLEVSNKELNILKEGLEDIVVERTQELENSKANIERLNEFAKTLNSSLELDSILAKAFDYLNEEVYCDSMILLLVDVENSKIVYHKSVVSPNSGLALASKLQGMGFPLDPSAGIFYHVYKRNRPFRFAKVWESRLTESNKKFVQLIGKHPGMIIPLSSQGKVIAMLALFTEQKGTSFSRSQLQLVENTAENIATAVTNSILVEEMNREKFIAENARMQMENAKNEVVKLNEFTKKINSESSLSQIIEEMFNYILKTFEIEATLLQLIDPKKKELYTYNTTIPTYATEDQLTFAKSIRVPLNERGGIIYKTFLRKKALFVSKPPKRYESELDKEIFSRLSLTSFVAVPLVVQNEVIGMAYFTSYQKPMEVTREVLQRISGFCDQIAGAIQNSLLLQITEEERKKSERAKAEIQKMNEFAKNVNSQDNLENILAEIFGFIRKNYKIEHCVLYFLDKEYNEFRYLNHSGFDLLIDENINYFKSLRFPLREESGFVYKCYQRKRHFYMKHVPKTMPFDIDKQITEKSGMTGFLISPLVNNDEVVAMAVYGISDENIQLTTDEVNSIVGVSEHIASAINNHFLLKKIAEEKQRSDSLLLNILPKNVAEELQKKGRVNPVEFENVTLLMTSFPGFSQITGQLTPEELIEGLDLYFSRFDEIIKAQGMEKLRMTGDMYLAAGGLPVGNFTHAVDACLAALQIKNEVLRMMDDFRDIPFRPNGITIAIHSGPVVAGVIGKSKFNYDVWGKTVTQTQAIRRGGVGVPINISQETMEKVKRLFQIDNQRQINTYEGDQFPIYELLSLKQDLSDDSGFVPNEKFGRLYTQQKRGAKILIK, translated from the coding sequence ATGATCCTATCCCTTTGGGGAATATTTTTTGCGATATTCGGATGTGCGGAAGTCAATCGCAACAAACCGATTGCCAAAGAAGGGAAATTAGATTTATCCTCATGGGACTTTGTAAAAGACGGAAACATCTCTCTTGATGGAGAATGGGAATTTTATTGGAAACAAACGGCAAAGGGAATCCAAATCGATGAAGACCTTGGAAGAGAATCTAAGTACATTTACCAAACTGTGCCTTCCAATTGGAAAGGTGTCGATTGGTTTGGAGAAACTCTTGGTGGCTTTGGTTATGCGACATATAAACTAAAAGTTATCTTCCCAGAAAATACACCGAATCTTGCCTTTCACAACTTAGACCTCTCCTCTTCGTACAGATTGTACATAAACGGAAAATTAATTTTAGAAAGAGGTAGTTTCGGCATTAACCCAAATTACTTTGAACCATCTTATAAATCAGTCCTTATGGACCTTGAACCAATATCCGGTGAAACAGAAATCGTTTATGAAATTTCCAATTTTCATTATTCAAAAGGCGGTTTTTGGGAAAGTATGGAACTTGGCGAAAGACGAACATTATACGACAAAGTCAATCGCAGTTACCAAGTAACATCATTTCTTGCGGGAAGTATTTTCCTGTGGGCACTTTACCATTTGGGTCTTTTTGTCATGCGTAGACAAGACAAGGCCAGTCTTTTTATATCCTTATTTAGTTTACTGATTGTTATGCGCCTTCTTACCATTGGGGAAAGAAATATTCTTAATATCTTCCCCAATATGCCAATGGATTTTCTCATCCGATTGGAATTTTCAACCATCTATATCGCAACCATTGTGTTTGCCTATTTTTATCGATTGGTATTTCCAAACACTGTAGGCCAAAAAACAATTTGGGTATTAAATATCCTCATCGCTCCATTCCTTATTTCTATATTTTTACCAGTTGCGGTTTTTAGTGCCCAAATCCACTATTTCCAGATTTTTTTGATATTAGTATGTGTAAGAATTACGGTTGCGATCATCATGGCATACCGTACAGACACAGTGGGAGCTGGATTGTCGCTCATTGGATTTAGTTTTGTATTCGGAACAGTAGTCCATGATATCCTTTATCAAAACAATGTAATCAATACTATGAACCTAACTCCGTTTGGATTTTTGGGTTTTATTCTGTTTCAAGGATATATTCTTTCTTATGGATTTACAAGAGCTTACCTTTCCATTGAAAAACTAAAAGAAAGATTAGAGGTTTCGAATAAAGAACTAAACATTTTAAAAGAAGGTCTAGAAGACATCGTTGTTGAAAGAACGCAAGAACTAGAAAATTCCAAAGCAAATATCGAAAGGCTGAATGAATTTGCCAAAACACTAAACTCCTCTCTCGAATTAGATAGTATTCTCGCAAAAGCATTTGATTATTTAAATGAAGAAGTTTATTGCGATTCCATGATCCTACTTTTAGTGGATGTAGAAAATTCGAAGATAGTATACCATAAATCGGTTGTTTCACCTAACTCTGGATTGGCGCTTGCATCAAAATTACAGGGGATGGGATTTCCTTTGGATCCAAGTGCGGGCATTTTTTACCATGTATACAAAAGGAATCGCCCCTTCCGATTTGCAAAAGTATGGGAATCAAGGCTTACTGAATCAAACAAAAAGTTTGTCCAATTGATAGGGAAACATCCAGGTATGATTATACCTCTCAGTTCGCAAGGAAAAGTCATCGCTATGTTGGCTTTATTTACCGAACAAAAAGGCACAAGTTTTTCTAGATCACAACTCCAGTTAGTCGAAAACACTGCTGAAAACATCGCCACAGCCGTAACCAATTCGATCCTCGTAGAAGAAATGAATCGAGAGAAGTTCATTGCAGAAAATGCAAGAATGCAAATGGAAAACGCCAAAAACGAAGTGGTCAAACTAAACGAATTTACAAAAAAAATCAATTCAGAATCTAGCCTTTCACAAATCATCGAAGAGATGTTTAACTACATTCTAAAAACATTTGAAATAGAAGCTACCCTCCTACAACTGATTGATCCAAAGAAAAAAGAACTCTATACTTACAATACAACCATTCCGACTTATGCGACAGAGGATCAGTTAACCTTTGCTAAATCAATTCGTGTACCTCTAAACGAAAGAGGAGGAATTATTTACAAAACCTTTCTCAGAAAAAAAGCTCTGTTTGTTTCCAAACCTCCCAAACGTTATGAATCAGAATTAGATAAAGAAATTTTTTCTCGTTTGAGTCTCACCTCCTTTGTGGCTGTCCCTCTTGTAGTCCAAAACGAAGTCATTGGCATGGCTTACTTCACTTCTTACCAAAAACCAATGGAAGTCACAAGAGAAGTACTCCAAAGAATTTCTGGATTTTGTGATCAAATTGCAGGTGCCATTCAAAACTCTTTGTTATTACAAATCACAGAAGAAGAACGAAAAAAATCCGAACGTGCAAAAGCAGAAATTCAGAAGATGAACGAGTTTGCAAAAAACGTAAACTCACAAGACAATTTAGAAAATATTTTAGCTGAAATTTTTGGATTCATTCGCAAAAACTACAAAATAGAACATTGTGTTTTATATTTTTTAGACAAAGAATATAATGAATTTCGATATTTAAACCACTCCGGCTTTGATCTGTTAATTGATGAAAACATCAATTACTTTAAATCACTTCGTTTTCCATTGCGAGAGGAAAGTGGATTTGTATACAAATGTTACCAAAGAAAACGACATTTTTATATGAAACACGTTCCCAAAACCATGCCATTTGATATAGACAAACAAATTACTGAAAAATCAGGTATGACGGGATTTCTCATCTCACCTCTTGTCAACAATGATGAGGTTGTGGCTATGGCAGTTTATGGGATCAGCGACGAAAACATCCAACTAACAACAGATGAAGTAAACTCAATCGTAGGTGTATCCGAACATATTGCCAGTGCCATAAACAATCATTTTTTACTTAAAAAAATTGCAGAAGAAAAACAAAGATCAGATTCTCTATTACTCAATATCCTTCCTAAAAACGTGGCAGAAGAATTACAAAAAAAAGGAAGAGTGAATCCGGTTGAATTTGAAAACGTAACTCTTCTTATGACCAGTTTCCCTGGTTTTTCACAAATTACCGGCCAACTCACTCCTGAGGAACTCATTGAAGGACTCGATTTATATTTTTCCCGTTTTGATGAAATCATCAAAGCACAAGGAATGGAAAAACTTCGTATGACAGGAGATATGTATTTAGCAGCGGGAGGATTACCAGTTGGTAACTTTACGCATGCAGTGGATGCTTGTCTTGCCGCCCTACAAATCAAAAATGAAGTTTTAAGAATGATGGATGACTTCAGGGACATTCCATTTCGACCCAATGGAATTACCATTGCCATCCATTCGGGACCAGTGGTTGCGGGAGTTATTGGTAAATCAAAGTTTAACTATGATGTCTGGGGAAAAACAGTAACACAAACACAAGCTATACGACGAGGTGGTGTAGGTGTTCCTATCAACATCTCACAAGAAACAATGGAAAAAGTAAAACGACTTTTCCAAATCGATAACCAAAGACAAATTAATACATACGAAGGAGACCAATTCCCAATTTATGAATTGTTATCTTTAAAACAAGATTTATCTGATGATTCAGGATTTGTTCCTAATGAGAAGTTTGGGAGATTGTATACCCAACAGAAACGCGGAGCTAAAATTCTAATCAAATGA
- a CDS encoding ChaN family lipoprotein — MFRYCVFLFVVLGISAEELPLPVQIIRTSTAEIVSISEIIKESSKYNVIVLGEEHDNEDIHRFYETLFGRISDLEPVSLSLEMLEQDGQYIVNEFLEGTISEANFLSSITQWKNFKSDYLPLVSIAKEKKCNVLAANPPRRYVNLISRKGLSAYREFTDKAIQYLPPAYSLEKYLTEEYKQRLSALFGQGHGTGHGGSKYLILGQATWDQGMAEVISREFYKTGKKVVHLNGRFHSDRLGGVVHRLQEMGLSVLVLSGFVKDREESRDFAKIADFVILTNGR, encoded by the coding sequence TTGTTTCGATATTGTGTTTTTTTATTTGTAGTTTTGGGAATTTCCGCTGAGGAATTACCTTTACCTGTTCAAATTATAAGAACATCCACGGCAGAAATAGTTTCTATTTCAGAAATCATTAAAGAATCATCCAAATACAATGTAATTGTTCTTGGAGAAGAACATGACAATGAAGACATACATCGTTTTTACGAAACTTTGTTTGGACGGATTTCTGATTTAGAGCCGGTCTCCTTGTCTTTAGAAATGTTGGAACAGGACGGGCAATACATAGTAAATGAATTTTTGGAAGGCACTATATCTGAGGCAAATTTTCTTTCTTCCATCACTCAATGGAAAAATTTTAAATCCGATTACCTACCTTTAGTTTCCATAGCCAAAGAAAAAAAATGTAATGTTCTCGCAGCCAATCCTCCTAGACGATATGTAAATTTGATTTCCAGAAAAGGTTTGTCTGCGTATCGGGAATTCACAGACAAGGCCATCCAATATTTACCACCTGCTTATAGTTTAGAAAAGTATCTGACTGAGGAATACAAACAAAGGTTATCTGCACTATTTGGACAAGGACATGGAACAGGTCATGGGGGAAGTAAATACCTAATTTTGGGGCAAGCAACTTGGGACCAAGGGATGGCCGAGGTTATTTCTCGCGAATTCTATAAAACAGGGAAAAAGGTGGTCCACTTAAATGGTAGGTTTCACTCGGACAGGTTGGGTGGTGTCGTCCATAGACTACAAGAAATGGGGTTATCGGTCCTAGTTCTCTCTGGATTTGTCAAAGATAGGGAAGAGAGTCGAGATTTTGCGAAAATCGCTGATTTTGTAATTTTAACAAACGGCCGATAA
- a CDS encoding phosphorylase, which translates to MSALFFAVFSEAKSWLERSQAKPVSHSGKFRIFKNESHFIIISGTGKLSMALAVSEFAHILSKEERNQMKVWNLGIAGANHKEFSLGDFFWIHKITDAATGRDFYPDRIIDSQFKKETNLKTFDKPITKEKTVDKFLSLTEEELDGVSLIDMEGSGFFEAASLYFPLENIAVGKVVSDHLEGKFCQSSDVETMMEKIANPLYEEWISPLPWDRVDPFETNDWPIIESFIKDIRLTETMKHDLKKSVRFFRLRNLDSLLPLPDHTLKNNLKSKTDLKQFLDDWRKSLHV; encoded by the coding sequence ATGTCTGCATTGTTTTTCGCTGTATTTTCTGAGGCCAAATCTTGGCTGGAACGATCACAGGCGAAACCCGTTTCTCACTCTGGAAAATTTAGAATTTTTAAAAATGAATCTCATTTTATCATAATCTCAGGAACGGGAAAACTTTCCATGGCATTGGCAGTTTCTGAATTTGCACATATATTGTCCAAAGAAGAAAGAAACCAAATGAAAGTTTGGAACTTGGGAATTGCTGGGGCAAACCATAAAGAATTTTCTTTAGGTGATTTTTTTTGGATTCATAAAATCACTGATGCGGCAACAGGGAGAGATTTTTATCCAGATCGAATCATCGACTCCCAATTCAAAAAAGAAACCAATCTCAAAACCTTTGATAAACCTATCACTAAAGAAAAAACAGTAGATAAGTTTTTATCTCTCACAGAAGAAGAGTTAGATGGTGTAAGTTTAATTGACATGGAAGGTTCTGGTTTTTTTGAAGCAGCTTCACTTTACTTTCCTTTGGAAAACATAGCAGTTGGGAAAGTGGTATCCGACCATCTGGAAGGAAAATTCTGTCAATCAAGTGATGTAGAAACGATGATGGAAAAAATCGCAAATCCATTATATGAAGAATGGATTTCCCCTTTACCTTGGGACCGAGTAGATCCGTTCGAAACCAATGACTGGCCAATCATAGAGTCCTTTATCAAAGATATTCGCCTAACAGAAACCATGAAACATGATCTAAAAAAATCGGTACGTTTTTTTCGATTACGAAACCTTGATTCTTTATTACCTTTACCCGATCATACTTTAAAAAATAATCTAAAATCAAAAACAGATCTCAAACAGTTTTTGGATGACTGGAGAAAATCCCTCCATGTTTAA